A region of Necator americanus strain Aroian chromosome I, whole genome shotgun sequence DNA encodes the following proteins:
- a CDS encoding hypothetical protein (NECATOR_CHRI.G1377.T3) → MRAVGLMWRPRDADPVNGGESSHLSVICRKSRASTGSDTSSHKLVLNIHSPRATHRNPEILRRGQQRTITDGVQQHKKCIAGEPTIRTCARHWEKWENDCHPS, encoded by the exons ATGAGAGCAGTAGGATTGATGTGGAGACCTAG AGATGCCGAT CCGGTCAACGGCGGTGAATCGTCACATCTTTCTGTTATATGCAGAAAAAGTCGTGCGTCTACTGGTTCCGACACATCATCACATAAGTTAGTG CTCAACATTCATTCACCGCGAGCAACTCATcgtaatccagaaattttacgACGAGGACAACA AAGGACCATTACCGACGGTGTTCAACAACACAAGAAATGCATAGCAGGAGAGCCGACAATCAG AACTTGTGCACGTCATTGGGAGAAATGGGAAAATGACTGCCATCCCAGTTGA
- a CDS encoding hypothetical protein (NECATOR_CHRI.G1380.T1) yields the protein MMACFGGGGGGACCPPAAPACPPPAVPCAAPAYAPVPAPAPLPAPAPLPALAPLPPSSGYAVGGGGAYVPEAGGPAPMAAPSLPSLPRIIVVPATVATGGAGIAGAGGGVGGAPAIGGIGGGVAGGCPTGGGGGSYVGGAGAGGCGEGGGGGGGSYVTSGGAAVGGGPAYVGGAGGGGGGSYATAGGPVVGGGPAYVGGAGGGGGGSYATAGGTGIGGGPIFVGAASGGAESYGTEGGPAVGGGPAYVGGAGGGGGTYATGGGPVVGGGPAYVGGGGGGGTYATGGGPVVGGGPAYVGGGGGGGTYATGGGPVVGGGPAYVGGGGGGGGTYATGGGPVVGGGPAYVGGGGGGGTYATGGGPVVGGGPAYVGGGGGGGTYATGGGPAVGGGPAYVGGAGGGTYTTGGSYAGGGASYTSGQAAVIGVAPAIGNGASISHNGAAGGPANGVQPFSDSKTAGVEETNSVQESPLDTAEAEEEGQKYSPRRQSFATA from the exons ATGATGGCGTGTtttggaggaggaggaggaggcgcATGCTGTCCTCCTGCTGCCCCAGCATGCCCTCCACCTGCTGTGCCTTGCGCAGC ACCAGCTTATGCACCAGTTCCAGCTCCAGCACCCTTACCGGCTCCAGCACCACTACCAGCTCTAGCGCCACTACCACCTTCTTCTGGTTATGCAGTCGGAGGTGGAGGGGCATATGTACCTGAGGCTGGAGGACCTGCTCCCATGGCCGCTCCTTCTCTACCTTCTCTACCTCGAATAATTGTGGTACCTGCAACAGTTGCAACTGGAGGTGCAGGCATTGCAGGTGCTGGAGGAGGCGTTGGTGGCGCACCTGCGATCGGAGGAATTGGAGGCGGAGTTGCCGGCGGATGTCCGACAGGAGGCGGTGGAGGATCATACGTTGGTGGAGCAGGAGCTGGAGGATGTGGCGAAGGcggaggtggtggtggaggatCATACGTCACCAGTGGAGGAGCAGCAGTTGGAGGAGGACCGGCTTACGTCGGAGGTGCTGGTGGCGGTGGCGGAGGCTCGTATGCGACAGCAGGTGGACCCGTTGTTGGAGGAGGTCCAGCCTACGTCGGAGGTGCTGGTGGAGGTGGCGGCGGCTCGTATGCGACAGCAGGTGGAACTGGAATAGGAGGAGGTCCAATCTTTGTTGGGGCAGCTAGCGGTGGCGCCGAGTCGTACGGTACAGAAGGTGGACCTGCTGTTGGAGGAGGTCCAGCCTACGTTGGAGGTGCTGGTGGCGGTGGCGGAACGTATGCCACAGGAGGTGGACCTGTTGTTGGCGGAGGTCCAGCCTACGTTGGAGGTGGTGGCGGAGGCGGAACGTATGCCACAGGAGGTGGACCTGTTGTTGGCGGAGGTCCAGCCTACGTTGGAGGTGGTGGCGGAGGCGGAACGTATGCCACAGGAGGTGGACCTGTTGTTGGCGGAGGTCCAGCCTACGTTGGAGGTGGTGGCGGCGGAGGCGGAACGTATGCCACAGGAGGTGGACCTGTTGTTGGCGGAGGTCCAGCCTACGTTGGAGGTGGTGGCGGAGGCGGAACGTATGCCACAGGAGGTGGACCTGTTGTTGGAGGAGGTCCAGCCTACGTTGgaggtggtggcggtggcggaACGTATGCCACAGGAGGAGGACCCGCAGTTGGAGGAGGTCCAGCCTACGTCGGAGGTGCTGGTGGCGGCACGTATACCACAGGAG GATCATACGCCGGAGGTGGTGCATCATACACCAGTGGACAAGCTGCAGTAATTGGCGTCGCACCTGCTATCGGAAATGGAGCAAGCATTTCGCACAACGGTGCCGCCGGCGGACCG GCAAATGGAGTCCAGCCTTTTAGTGATTCGAAAACTGCTGGAGTTGAGGAG ACGAATTCCGTCCAGGAGTCTCCGCTGGATACAGCAGAAGCAGAGGAAGAAGGTCAGAAGTACTCACCAAGACGTCAGTCGTTCGCAACCGCTTGA
- a CDS encoding hypothetical protein (NECATOR_CHRI.G1377.T2), whose protein sequence is MFIRRASFICGLTTDLSVQPVNGGESSHLSVICRKSRASTGSDTSSHKLVLNIHSPRATHRNPEILRRGQQRTITDGVQQHKKCIAGEPTIRTCARHWEKWENDCHPS, encoded by the exons ATGTTCATCCGGCGTGCATCGTTTATATGCGGCCTGACCACGGATCTTAGTGTCCAGCCGGTCAACGGCGGTGAATCGTCACATCTTTCTGTTATATGCAGAAAAAGTCGTGCGTCTACTGGTTCCGACACATCATCACATAAGTTAGTG CTCAACATTCATTCACCGCGAGCAACTCATcgtaatccagaaattttacgACGAGGACAACA AAGGACCATTACCGACGGTGTTCAACAACACAAGAAATGCATAGCAGGAGAGCCGACAATCAG AACTTGTGCACGTCATTGGGAGAAATGGGAAAATGACTGCCATCCCAGTTGA
- a CDS encoding hypothetical protein (NECATOR_CHRI.G1378.T1) has translation MSVEECSEEGYEHNYSTLTSRTPTIFLAFCAPRRIISGTNVCSPPPNASSCFMMLRVSGFAPLEEKSRSSMSVSTIEDQERSRMHKEK, from the coding sequence ATGAGTGTCGAggaatgtagtgaagaaggcTATGAACACAACTATTCTACGCTTACCTCTCGAACACCCactatttttcttgctttttgtGCTCCAAGACGTATTATAAGCGGCACGAACGTGTGTTCGCCTCCACCGAACGCTTCGTCATGCTTCATGATGCTGAGAGTATCTGGTTTCGCGCCTTTAGAAGAGAAGAGTCGAAGCTCTATGTCAGTGTCAACGATAGAAGATCAGGAACGCAGTCGTATGcacaaagaaaagtaa
- a CDS encoding hypothetical protein (NECATOR_CHRI.G1379.T1) produces the protein MMHCAPTMPPCGGGVGIMMHGGPMMGSYAQAPSYVQPPSYQAAPVYQTAPSYQAAPSYQAAPSYQPAPSYQPAPSYQPVPSYPSGGYAAGAVAPAPAIPPVSAAYKPRADVAASVVRTSRQQNEEQQQQQQETQEADTITNRTSEQFKSVEVLPDLYFEVYLDTLIDESF, from the exons ATGATGCACTGTGCCCCAACTATGCCACCATGCGGTGGCGGTGTAGG CATTATGATGCATGGAGGCCCAATGATGGGTTCATACGCACAAGCACCGTCCTACGTCCAGCCTCCATCCTACCAAGCTGCCCCCGTCTACCAGACTGCTCCGTCCTACCAAGCTGCTCCATCCTACCAAGCTGCTCCCTCCTATCAACCTGCTCCGTCCTACCAACCAGCCCCATCCTACCAGCCCGTTCCAAGTTATCCAAGTGGTGGCTACGCTGCTGGTGCTGTCGCACCGGCTCCAGCAATACCACCGGTAAGCGCAGCGTACAAACCTCGTGCTGATGTCGCAGCTTCT gtAGTTCGTACCTCTCGGCAACAAAacgaagaacaacaacaacaacaacaagaaacacAAGAGGCGGATACGATTACAAAC AGAACTTCCGAACAATTCAAAAGCGTCGAGGTGTTGCCTGATCTTTATTTCGAAGTTTATCTAGATACTCTCATAGACGAaagtttctag
- a CDS encoding hypothetical protein (NECATOR_CHRI.G1379.T2), translating to MVSTSILLLSLVRTTISCFGGGGGGICCAPMMHCAPTMPPCGGGVGIMMHGGPMMGSYAQAPSYVQPPSYQAAPVYQTAPSYQAAPSYQAAPSYQPAPSYQPAPSYQPVPSYPSGGYAAGAVAPAPAIPPVSAAYKPRADVAASVVRTSRQQNEEQQQQQQETQEADTITNVSVSQ from the exons ATG GTCTCCACATCAATCCTACTGCTCTCATTGGTCCGGACAACGATTTCTTGCttcggtggtggtggtggtggcatTTGTTGTGCTCCTATGATGCACTGTGCCCCAACTATGCCACCATGCGGTGGCGGTGTAGG CATTATGATGCATGGAGGCCCAATGATGGGTTCATACGCACAAGCACCGTCCTACGTCCAGCCTCCATCCTACCAAGCTGCCCCCGTCTACCAGACTGCTCCGTCCTACCAAGCTGCTCCATCCTACCAAGCTGCTCCCTCCTATCAACCTGCTCCGTCCTACCAACCAGCCCCATCCTACCAGCCCGTTCCAAGTTATCCAAGTGGTGGCTACGCTGCTGGTGCTGTCGCACCGGCTCCAGCAATACCACCGGTAAGCGCAGCGTACAAACCTCGTGCTGATGTCGCAGCTTCT gtAGTTCGTACCTCTCGGCAACAAAacgaagaacaacaacaacaacaacaagaaacacAAGAGGCGGATACGATTACAAACGTGAGCGTTTCACAATGA
- a CDS encoding hypothetical protein (NECATOR_CHRI.G1377.T1) → MPMFIRRASFICGLTTDLSVQPVNGGESSHLSVICRKSRASTGSDTSSHKLVLNIHSPRATHRNPEILRRGQQYEVARSS, encoded by the exons ATGCCGATGTTCATCCGGCGTGCATCGTTTATATGCGGCCTGACCACGGATCTTAGTGTCCAGCCGGTCAACGGCGGTGAATCGTCACATCTTTCTGTTATATGCAGAAAAAGTCGTGCGTCTACTGGTTCCGACACATCATCACATAAGTTAGTG CTCAACATTCATTCACCGCGAGCAACTCATcgtaatccagaaattttacgACGAGGACAACAGTATGAAGTTGCCAGATCCAGTTGA